Proteins from one Pyrobaculum neutrophilum V24Sta genomic window:
- a CDS encoding WD40 repeat domain-containing protein has protein sequence MRWLVPLLLAALAFAYVVPSEGLDVYWWAAPDKVAGVGIDGRTLWQIDAVSPLAATDQVGRCVAVVNRPYLYVVRQQPMELRVSIPATVQLSPDLVSTLSQYGISFPSTVNVVLNFTIPLPPLVLASVYKTSVASLHTPYGYPLWAVSLGPRVNATAVATNCRDVAVGTISGEVYVLRDGKVYAVYTYGEPVTALAYGRDVLYVGTAGGKIYAGGSLVGSCSGSVYYLAMRPDGSPVALCFSKGAVPTVEYYPYGVRLTPSSYVDYGIDTPKVPAALSQDGSLFVAATQGYVVAFSGGRELWRAKAPSLPTAVAASNNGSIVVVGTLGGDVLVYWNGREAARFLGSAPVTSVAVSADGRALAVERWNTVSGFRIAFAAVRVSAPPECLPAEVQVAVGGSVYRYLVSGSGVVLLPVGDVTVAPQYKYLGDFRCRPFGNVTLAVRGDLESPIEIGYVKEYRVHLSPPNITRGPAWAAGPATFFAEPSVNVPVYNSPVSSGRLVLVGWEVDGRRIDLPTPTLSVNVEGPTTVKAIYRVELPQAVPIDEQRRYWLKTVLVFDAFGNPVASGVAPEVSIYPVVVRGVYVEQYRVRTYYPATVNGSDTLWAEAGTKAVFYAPDVEFRNGTRLAFVRWREAESRERTLAVTVEGPTTLTPIYVTQYRVWVKPPAQVVEPPNATWADRGSVIRVAAPPVLNQSGDVRTVVGQWLVNGLPNATGAVASFRVTAPLNITYVAKRQYLVTFVSAYGTPPPPMWVDEGSTASAVPTPMDVWSPPPLHWKFVGWRDKATGTVYSYPQMPYVYGPATFEAVWALDPLPLAAIGGGAAAAAFAVWFLRRRRLARLMAEVAE, from the coding sequence ATGAGGTGGCTTGTTCCTCTTCTGCTGGCGGCTCTTGCCTTCGCCTACGTGGTCCCCTCGGAGGGTCTCGACGTCTACTGGTGGGCCGCGCCCGACAAGGTGGCCGGCGTCGGCATAGACGGGAGAACTCTGTGGCAGATCGACGCGGTTTCCCCCCTGGCGGCGACGGACCAGGTGGGGAGGTGTGTGGCGGTGGTCAACAGGCCGTATCTCTACGTGGTGAGGCAACAGCCTATGGAGCTTAGGGTTTCTATTCCGGCTACTGTCCAGCTTTCTCCTGACCTCGTCAGCACTTTGAGCCAGTACGGCATCTCCTTCCCAAGCACTGTCAACGTGGTGCTTAACTTCACCATCCCCCTGCCGCCGCTTGTTTTGGCGAGCGTCTACAAGACGTCGGTTGCCTCGCTTCACACGCCCTATGGCTACCCCCTGTGGGCCGTCTCGCTTGGGCCTAGGGTGAACGCCACCGCCGTGGCCACAAACTGCCGGGATGTGGCCGTGGGGACGATTTCGGGGGAGGTCTACGTGCTTAGGGATGGGAAGGTGTACGCCGTGTATACATACGGCGAGCCGGTGACCGCGCTTGCCTACGGCCGGGACGTCTTGTACGTCGGCACCGCCGGGGGCAAGATCTACGCCGGGGGGAGCCTCGTCGGGTCGTGCTCCGGTTCTGTGTACTACCTCGCAATGAGGCCGGACGGGAGCCCCGTGGCGCTCTGCTTCTCCAAGGGGGCGGTCCCCACTGTCGAGTACTACCCCTACGGCGTTAGGCTGACCCCCTCCTCCTACGTGGACTACGGGATAGATACGCCGAAGGTGCCGGCGGCGCTGAGCCAAGACGGCTCTCTCTTCGTCGCGGCTACCCAGGGCTACGTGGTGGCGTTTAGCGGGGGGCGCGAGCTGTGGAGGGCGAAGGCCCCCTCTCTGCCCACTGCGGTGGCGGCCTCCAACAACGGGTCTATCGTCGTTGTGGGCACCCTAGGCGGCGACGTCTTGGTGTACTGGAACGGGAGGGAGGCGGCGAGGTTCCTCGGCTCGGCCCCCGTCACCTCCGTCGCCGTATCCGCCGACGGGAGGGCCCTGGCGGTGGAGCGGTGGAACACGGTCTCCGGCTTTAGGATCGCCTTCGCCGCGGTGCGCGTCTCGGCGCCTCCCGAGTGCCTCCCCGCCGAGGTGCAGGTGGCGGTGGGCGGCTCGGTGTATAGGTACCTGGTGTCCGGCTCCGGCGTGGTGCTCCTTCCTGTGGGCGACGTGACGGTGGCGCCCCAGTACAAGTACCTAGGCGACTTCAGGTGCCGCCCCTTCGGCAACGTGACGCTGGCGGTGAGGGGGGATCTGGAGAGCCCCATCGAGATAGGCTACGTCAAGGAGTATAGGGTGCACCTCTCCCCTCCGAACATAACGAGGGGCCCCGCCTGGGCCGCGGGGCCAGCCACCTTCTTCGCAGAGCCCAGCGTAAACGTGCCGGTCTATAACTCGCCGGTTTCCTCCGGCCGCCTCGTCCTAGTTGGCTGGGAGGTAGATGGCAGGAGGATAGATCTGCCGACCCCCACCCTCTCCGTCAACGTGGAGGGGCCGACGACGGTCAAGGCCATATACAGGGTTGAGCTGCCCCAGGCCGTGCCTATAGACGAGCAGAGGCGCTACTGGCTGAAGACCGTGCTGGTCTTCGACGCCTTTGGGAACCCCGTGGCCTCCGGCGTAGCCCCCGAGGTGTCCATCTACCCGGTGGTGGTGAGGGGGGTCTACGTCGAGCAGTACAGGGTGCGCACCTACTACCCCGCCACGGTCAACGGCTCCGACACGCTGTGGGCCGAGGCCGGGACTAAGGCGGTGTTTTACGCCCCCGACGTGGAGTTTAGAAACGGGACGAGGCTGGCCTTCGTCAGGTGGAGGGAGGCCGAGTCGAGGGAGCGGACCCTTGCCGTCACTGTCGAGGGCCCAACGACGCTTACGCCCATATACGTCACTCAGTACAGGGTGTGGGTGAAGCCGCCGGCTCAGGTGGTGGAGCCACCGAACGCCACCTGGGCAGACCGCGGCTCTGTGATAAGGGTGGCGGCGCCTCCCGTGTTGAACCAGAGCGGCGACGTCAGAACTGTGGTTGGGCAGTGGCTGGTTAACGGCCTTCCCAACGCCACGGGCGCCGTAGCGTCGTTTAGGGTGACGGCGCCGCTCAACATAACCTACGTAGCGAAGAGGCAGTACCTGGTAACCTTCGTCTCGGCCTACGGCACGCCGCCCCCGCCCATGTGGGTCGACGAGGGGTCCACGGCGTCTGCGGTGCCTACGCCGATGGACGTCTGGTCGCCCCCGCCGCTGCACTGGAAGTTCGTCGGCTGGAGAGACAAGGCGACGGGCACCGTCTACAGCTACCCCCAGATGCCCTACGTCTACGGCCCCGCCACCTTCGAGGCCGTCTGGGCCCTAGACCCACTGCCTCTAGCCGCAATAGGCGGCGGGGCAGCCGCGGCGGCGTTCGCCGTGTGGTTCCTGAGGAGGCGGCGCCTGGCGAGGCTGATGGCCGAGGTGGCGGAGTAG
- a CDS encoding YkgJ family cysteine cluster protein: protein MVFRCEPGCALCCKASPVTVLPHEVYILQRLAAELGAAAVFTPAYKVADVKSGLRVALSYLMHLDEEGKCPFLEGTRCLVHDRYKPLTCRSFPYLPKVIKYDIDPAAREVRIDVRFVMSTLCPVVRRDLSPADVAKMSSIGLAVKYAPKETEVAVKTLEKRYFYARVLSELWKRGLVELDEEGKYPFFPVVNGFAFIRRFYPELTLEKLL, encoded by the coding sequence GTGGTTTTCCGTTGCGAGCCGGGCTGCGCCTTGTGTTGTAAGGCTAGCCCAGTGACGGTCCTGCCGCATGAGGTCTACATACTCCAGCGGCTAGCCGCCGAGCTTGGGGCCGCCGCGGTTTTTACGCCGGCCTATAAGGTGGCTGATGTAAAATCGGGGCTGAGGGTGGCCTTGAGCTACCTCATGCACCTAGACGAGGAGGGGAAGTGCCCGTTTCTCGAGGGGACGAGGTGCCTCGTCCACGACAGATACAAGCCGCTTACCTGTAGATCTTTCCCATATCTGCCCAAGGTGATAAAGTACGACATCGACCCCGCCGCCAGGGAGGTGCGGATAGACGTGAGGTTCGTCATGTCTACGCTCTGTCCCGTGGTTAGGCGCGACCTAAGCCCCGCCGACGTTGCCAAGATGTCGAGCATAGGCCTGGCGGTGAAGTACGCCCCCAAGGAGACCGAGGTGGCCGTGAAGACGCTGGAGAAGAGGTACTTCTACGCCAGAGTACTCTCCGAGCTGTGGAAGAGGGGGCTCGTGGAGCTCGACGAGGAGGGGAAGTACCCCTTCTTCCCCGTGGTTAACGGCTTCGCCTTCATCAGGAGGTTCTACCCGGAGCTGACCCTGGAGAAGCTCCTCTAG
- a CDS encoding roadblock/LC7 domain-containing protein translates to MESKYREELSLFLSRTGGDVLGAVMARRDGLPVASAAPGMDPKAISALAALALGTLRKVGDELKIGGVRQVVAYYDSRVIVMWPARELYIIAVANADANIGLIFLELERLAKRLAEL, encoded by the coding sequence ATGGAGTCGAAATATAGGGAGGAGCTCTCCCTATTTCTTTCCAGAACAGGGGGAGATGTGCTGGGCGCCGTCATGGCTAGACGCGACGGCCTCCCAGTCGCCTCGGCCGCCCCCGGCATGGACCCCAAGGCCATCTCGGCGCTTGCGGCCCTGGCGCTGGGCACCCTGAGGAAAGTCGGCGACGAGCTCAAAATCGGCGGGGTGAGGCAGGTGGTGGCCTACTACGACAGCCGGGTGATAGTGATGTGGCCGGCTAGGGAGCTCTACATAATCGCCGTGGCCAACGCAGACGCCAACATAGGCCTAATCTTCCTAGAGCTGGAACGCCTCGCGAAGAGGCTGGCGGAGCTATGA
- a CDS encoding SufB/SufD family protein, with protein sequence MDLSTARSRGLELAGKLPWQEVADSPTIRYYTDWSRFEGFKPSAGTRPRPASPAPCEVVVSGGYLAGRGPCGGVEVDAAGEVFRRLDIGSRILALHASALSEAVRVRVAGRVEPLVVKLVADSPGSHVASHVILEVEESASGSVVVYVEGNVGTMHTAVVEGEVRGAVEYVLVSRGGGPQYVHSALAVGSQVYARPLVLGGVMNAVREEYVVAAGASAEVVGMELGYGESRIDHVVSVVNDAPKGRGFARLYAVAADRSFVAQRAVGRITPRGAGSESAVEGVVYIAGEGAVANSQPVILVETGDVEGARHSAADAALDEEKEFFLRSRGVRREHIPRLIMASLVDQYLSSLSEGARGFAEAVVRSAGLL encoded by the coding sequence ATGGATTTGTCTACTGCGAGGTCGCGGGGCCTTGAGTTGGCCGGCAAACTGCCCTGGCAGGAGGTGGCGGATTCGCCCACCATTAGGTACTACACCGACTGGTCCAGGTTCGAGGGGTTTAAGCCGTCTGCCGGGACGAGGCCGCGGCCCGCCTCCCCGGCCCCCTGCGAGGTTGTGGTGTCGGGGGGCTACCTCGCGGGGCGGGGGCCCTGCGGCGGGGTGGAGGTGGATGCGGCTGGCGAGGTCTTTAGGAGGCTTGACATCGGCAGTAGGATCCTGGCGCTTCACGCCTCTGCCCTTTCCGAGGCCGTGCGGGTGAGGGTGGCGGGGAGGGTGGAGCCGTTGGTGGTTAAGCTCGTGGCGGATTCCCCGGGGAGCCACGTGGCGAGCCACGTCATCCTGGAGGTGGAGGAGTCGGCGTCTGGGTCGGTGGTGGTCTACGTCGAGGGCAACGTGGGGACCATGCACACGGCCGTGGTGGAGGGGGAGGTCAGGGGGGCCGTCGAGTACGTCCTCGTGTCGAGGGGGGGCGGGCCTCAGTACGTCCACTCGGCGCTTGCGGTGGGGTCGCAGGTCTACGCGAGGCCTCTGGTGCTCGGGGGCGTCATGAACGCCGTGAGGGAGGAGTACGTGGTGGCGGCTGGGGCCTCGGCCGAGGTTGTAGGTATGGAGCTGGGCTACGGCGAGAGCAGGATAGACCACGTGGTTTCCGTCGTAAACGACGCGCCGAAGGGGAGGGGCTTCGCCAGGCTCTACGCCGTTGCGGCAGACAGATCGTTCGTGGCGCAGCGCGCCGTTGGGAGGATCACGCCTAGGGGGGCCGGAAGCGAGAGCGCGGTGGAGGGGGTGGTGTATATAGCTGGGGAGGGCGCCGTGGCCAACTCCCAGCCGGTTATCCTGGTGGAGACCGGCGACGTGGAGGGGGCTAGGCACTCCGCCGCAGACGCCGCGTTGGACGAGGAGAAGGAGTTCTTCCTCAGATCGCGCGGGGTGAGGAGGGAGCACATCCCGAGGCTCATCATGGCGAGCTTGGTCGACCAGTACCTGTCTTCTCTGTCTGAGGGGGCGAGGGGCTTCGCGGAGGCCGTCGTGAGGTCGGCCGGGCTCCTCTAG
- a CDS encoding XylR N-terminal domain-containing protein, which yields MMDLLGALGKLLRGDLKLKPEEGVLEYRGQRLVALPASAIDAAVKEMEKYFGEAAVIVMERMGAAVGAAVRNALGWKTGEEALRELPQMAPLAGLGKIRVQGDRLEMENMPEDVDPAVLRYIAGFLEGLCIHVEEIGGGGHRAEAKVAPRPCP from the coding sequence ATGATGGACCTCCTCGGCGCCCTGGGCAAGCTCCTCAGAGGCGACCTCAAGCTCAAGCCGGAGGAGGGCGTCCTGGAATACAGAGGGCAGAGGCTTGTGGCGCTCCCAGCCTCGGCCATAGACGCCGCCGTCAAGGAGATGGAGAAGTACTTCGGAGAAGCCGCCGTCATCGTCATGGAGAGGATGGGGGCGGCCGTAGGCGCCGCCGTTAGAAACGCCCTAGGCTGGAAAACCGGAGAGGAAGCCCTCAGAGAGCTCCCACAGATGGCGCCCCTGGCGGGGCTGGGAAAAATCAGGGTCCAAGGCGACAGACTCGAGATGGAAAACATGCCAGAAGACGTAGACCCCGCGGTCCTGAGGTACATCGCGGGCTTCCTAGAGGGCCTCTGCATACACGTGGAAGAGATAGGGGGAGGAGGCCACAGAGCAGAGGCAAAAGTAGCCCCACGGCCGTGCCCCTGA
- a CDS encoding ATP-binding protein, translated as MDIFVGRVRELGWFREVMGVQHTYPFLLYGPLGCGKTTLAQKVAEKAEELFGGVVVLYINARAKRAENALFTNAVQWLKEALSKFAKAAAGEVGELLARTAVDIALYFVEKTSKDILLIVDEFHRAYRDDPVGWVKYYMDLMEHPSLRDEELRNITLNVVLITSEYTAVREIAPKRYADPYMVWNLAREEFRELYNALNPPIDFETLWRTCGGNPRCAGDLKRVGWDVERYVDRLAGDVYPLVYEAARYKVRDLLAEVVKDPDFLHHAVDRADGGKLLRLEKLLYRHNALLKTRETIAGGKPPRDPALGVGERYAWHWPALKDAVARAL; from the coding sequence GTGGATATCTTCGTCGGCCGTGTCCGGGAGCTTGGGTGGTTTAGGGAGGTTATGGGGGTGCAGCACACCTACCCCTTCCTCCTCTACGGCCCTCTCGGCTGCGGCAAGACAACGCTGGCGCAGAAGGTCGCGGAGAAGGCGGAGGAGCTCTTCGGCGGCGTGGTGGTTCTCTACATAAACGCGAGGGCTAAGAGGGCTGAAAACGCCCTCTTCACAAACGCGGTGCAGTGGCTGAAGGAGGCGCTTTCAAAATTCGCAAAGGCGGCGGCCGGCGAAGTAGGCGAGCTCCTAGCCAGAACCGCGGTGGACATCGCCCTATACTTCGTAGAAAAGACCTCCAAAGACATACTCCTCATCGTAGACGAATTCCACCGAGCCTACAGAGACGACCCAGTCGGCTGGGTCAAATACTACATGGACCTAATGGAACACCCCTCCCTGAGGGACGAAGAACTCAGAAACATAACGCTCAACGTCGTCCTCATAACGTCGGAATACACGGCGGTGAGAGAAATCGCTCCAAAGCGCTACGCCGATCCGTATATGGTTTGGAATCTGGCGCGGGAGGAGTTTAGAGAGCTCTACAACGCCCTCAACCCGCCTATAGATTTCGAGACGCTCTGGCGGACATGCGGAGGAAACCCAAGATGCGCAGGCGACTTGAAGAGAGTGGGCTGGGACGTGGAGAGGTACGTAGATAGGTTGGCCGGCGACGTCTACCCCCTGGTCTACGAGGCGGCGAGGTATAAAGTACGCGACCTCCTTGCCGAGGTGGTTAAAGACCCCGACTTCCTCCACCACGCCGTCGACAGAGCAGACGGCGGGAAGCTACTACGCCTAGAGAAGCTACTGTATAGGCACAACGCCCTGTTGAAGACAAGGGAGACCATCGCCGGCGGGAAGCCGCCGAGGGATCCCGCGCTCGGCGTCGGCGAACGCTACGCCTGGCACTGGCCGGCGCTAAAAGACGCGGTGGCCAGAGCGCTTTAA
- a CDS encoding zinc ribbon domain-containing protein, with amino-acid sequence MYAYRTLRVEIPWRLVEKRPDVLDLVTRMYLAVEEYARRLLKEIAGQEEPKLTAEELDRLLTPERRELARRIIEEVFPKYGLKKYFVKQAKMFWRDAAFWRTVPLDAQLRVENEKDVSRSVFVDLKSGVLKVRKLGIPPFAVKLKKSNVAWIRRRLEEGARLKLAFLGVEKRGGEKEPTYGRLYVALVFAREAAPVEPRAIVVVDVNRLDHGVVVGLVVDGKVVKRKRLPDEGAVRGLRKLHEEISRLDERAAREADPVRRRRLEDRARHLASKRYRKIRGVVKDVVSEIIKLAREHQAAVVVDTIEDESYRELKEGNGSGEKKHLLDGLGQLRRRLQALTEWYGLPYLEERLYSTVCPRCGAKMEERKRVMRCPSCGFSDHRDNVPLLWAKRRYWEILQKQPVFSSTLATITLLSL; translated from the coding sequence ATGTACGCATACAGAACGCTGAGGGTGGAAATCCCCTGGCGGTTGGTCGAAAAGCGGCCAGACGTTCTGGATCTAGTGACGCGCATGTATCTGGCCGTGGAAGAATACGCCAGGAGACTGTTGAAGGAGATTGCGGGACAAGAGGAGCCGAAACTGACGGCGGAGGAGCTGGACAGACTCCTCACTCCCGAGAGGCGGGAGCTGGCGCGCCGGATTATCGAAGAGGTGTTTCCCAAGTATGGTCTCAAGAAGTACTTCGTAAAACAAGCTAAGATGTTCTGGCGCGACGCGGCATTTTGGCGGACAGTCCCACTTGACGCCCAGCTTAGAGTTGAAAACGAGAAAGACGTTAGCAGGTCAGTCTTCGTCGACTTAAAGAGCGGCGTCCTCAAAGTGCGGAAGTTAGGCATACCGCCTTTCGCCGTCAAGCTGAAGAAGAGCAACGTCGCCTGGATTAGGCGGAGGTTGGAGGAGGGTGCCAGACTCAAGTTGGCGTTTCTCGGCGTTGAAAAGAGAGGTGGTGAGAAGGAACCGACCTATGGAAGACTCTACGTTGCCCTTGTCTTCGCCCGCGAAGCGGCGCCTGTGGAGCCCAGGGCTATTGTCGTTGTCGACGTGAACCGACTTGACCACGGCGTCGTGGTGGGGCTCGTTGTGGACGGCAAGGTTGTCAAGCGGAAGAGACTCCCCGACGAGGGTGCGGTAAGGGGGCTGAGGAAGCTCCACGAGGAGATAAGCCGTCTCGACGAGCGGGCCGCGAGGGAGGCGGACCCCGTCAGAAGGAGACGTCTCGAAGACAGAGCCCGCCACCTCGCATCAAAGCGGTATAGGAAGATAAGAGGCGTCGTTAAAGACGTCGTAAGCGAGATAATTAAGCTGGCGAGGGAGCATCAAGCCGCCGTCGTGGTAGACACGATAGAGGACGAGAGCTACCGGGAGCTCAAGGAGGGCAACGGGAGCGGCGAAAAGAAGCACCTCCTAGACGGGCTTGGACAGCTTAGGAGGAGGTTACAGGCGCTTACGGAATGGTACGGCCTGCCGTATTTGGAGGAACGGTTGTATTCAACAGTGTGTCCCCGTTGTGGAGCAAAGATGGAGGAGAGAAAGCGCGTAATGCGTTGTCCCTCCTGCGGCTTCTCAGACCACAGAGACAACGTGCCGTTGCTCTGGGCAAAAAGGAGGTACTGGGAGATCCTCCAGAAACAACCCGTTTTTTCCTCCACACTGGCGACCATCACACTTTTAAGCTTGTAA
- a CDS encoding class I SAM-dependent methyltransferase, which yields MEWARRAREAYLAIGREYGATRARPLPVADFAAVGPKALDVGSGTGAQPRYLEHEHPYVVHCDLDRGLSPGGDFVECEATMLPFRGGAFDAAYLVAVVHHMPPEAARRVLEEAKRAARLVVATTWAPARGREVAPGVYEVPWGGRATRIYYRYELGDLIAMAPAAPLSAGVARRGRRTNYYILF from the coding sequence ATGGAGTGGGCTAGGCGGGCTAGGGAGGCCTACCTCGCCATAGGCCGGGAGTACGGCGCGACGAGGGCTAGGCCTCTTCCGGTGGCCGACTTCGCCGCGGTTGGGCCAAAGGCGTTGGACGTGGGGTCGGGCACCGGCGCGCAGCCGAGGTACCTAGAACACGAGCACCCCTACGTGGTGCACTGCGACCTCGACAGGGGGCTCAGCCCAGGCGGAGACTTCGTGGAGTGCGAAGCCACCATGCTCCCCTTCAGAGGCGGCGCCTTCGACGCCGCCTACCTAGTGGCTGTGGTGCACCACATGCCCCCCGAGGCCGCCCGGAGGGTTCTTGAAGAGGCTAAGAGGGCCGCCCGCCTCGTGGTGGCGACGACCTGGGCCCCCGCCAGAGGCCGAGAGGTGGCGCCGGGAGTGTACGAAGTGCCCTGGGGAGGCAGAGCCACCCGCATATACTACAGGTACGAGCTGGGGGACCTAATAGCCATGGCCCCCGCCGCCCCGCTCTCGGCAGGCGTGGCGAGGAGGGGGCGCCGGACCAACTACTACATACTCTTTTAA
- a CDS encoding ABC transporter substrate-binding protein, giving the protein MITVGVLDGVPRRVVSLNPSVNEFLALLGVELAGRDAFSYRPAELMSVPIVGTFVDVDREALSKLRPDLAILYYPVQRHLLDAVANASKAVVAVPTPTSVDHAVAVFRFFARVFDRDEEGDRIAGIYRDLLRGAPLYDEVVAVINLGVYDLACSNSYVADALTRVGLRYVRGFPCVFKHSESPPQEALSRAHFVVYEARGKNYYEKETQFLGGKPHVVTPNDTLAHYGPSLPLDLRLVAEAVARGARWVGGTSSAVRPTLRGGWYAPYR; this is encoded by the coding sequence GTGATAACGGTTGGCGTTTTAGACGGGGTGCCGCGGCGGGTGGTGAGCCTTAACCCCTCGGTCAACGAGTTTCTGGCTCTCCTCGGCGTGGAGCTGGCGGGCCGGGACGCCTTTTCCTACAGGCCTGCGGAGCTCATGTCTGTGCCCATCGTCGGCACCTTCGTCGATGTCGACCGGGAGGCTCTCTCCAAGTTACGGCCGGATCTCGCCATATTGTACTACCCAGTGCAGAGGCACCTCCTCGACGCCGTGGCCAACGCGTCGAAGGCCGTTGTCGCCGTCCCTACGCCGACCAGCGTAGACCACGCCGTGGCGGTCTTCAGGTTCTTCGCCAGGGTTTTCGACAGAGACGAGGAGGGGGATAGAATAGCCGGCATATACCGCGATCTGCTGAGGGGCGCCCCCCTCTACGACGAGGTGGTGGCGGTCATAAACCTCGGCGTCTACGACCTGGCGTGCTCCAACTCCTACGTCGCAGACGCGCTGACGCGGGTGGGGCTGAGGTACGTGAGGGGGTTCCCCTGCGTGTTTAAACACAGCGAGTCGCCGCCCCAGGAGGCGCTCAGCCGGGCCCACTTCGTCGTCTACGAGGCCAGGGGGAAGAACTACTACGAGAAGGAGACGCAGTTCCTAGGCGGCAAGCCCCACGTGGTCACCCCCAACGACACCCTGGCCCACTACGGCCCCTCCCTCCCCCTGGACCTCCGCCTCGTCGCAGAGGCCGTAGCTAGGGGGGCTAGGTGGGTCGGCGGCACCTCAAGCGCTGTGCGACCCACGCTGAGGGGCGGGTGGTACGCCCCGTATAGATGA
- a CDS encoding tRNA(Ile)(2)-agmatinylcytidine synthase, giving the protein MRVVVGIDDTDSHRGGCTTYVGYLLAKEVLRRWGAGAFRDFPRLVRLNPNVPFKTRGNAAVALDLEIPEGDVEELWRLAVETVAAHSRREGKTDPGVAMAAGGVPERAKTLYRMALTQVVSISAAERAGVLTWGGRGKIGAVAAVGAYFPKSTFELIAYRRGDREAIPPDLVRLLEALTYPYTFHNVDRRRVLIEPRGPDPVYYGIRGLTPQHLRYALSLLEAWGYRPAGWVIYRTNQATDAHIELGVFYGDPLPYSFYRARGLVVEARRVAGRHLVGRLDSGLRFVAYRHLGRLASELERCLRCDVVLYGGLKPRRGGLYLYVERAYVLGRYIPARSRCTYCGGSLESLGRGRGWRCRRCGAVFHSAPIRWLYDTAPRRALLPRPGEWRHLLKPPDVDPTIPNFFSPSSAEWIG; this is encoded by the coding sequence ATGAGGGTCGTCGTCGGAATCGACGACACGGACAGCCACAGGGGGGGATGCACGACGTACGTCGGCTACCTGTTGGCGAAGGAGGTGCTGAGGCGGTGGGGGGCAGGCGCCTTCAGAGACTTCCCGCGTCTCGTGAGGCTTAACCCAAACGTGCCCTTTAAGACGAGGGGCAACGCCGCCGTGGCGCTGGATCTGGAGATACCGGAGGGCGACGTGGAGGAGCTCTGGAGGCTTGCGGTGGAGACGGTGGCGGCCCACTCAAGGCGGGAGGGGAAGACGGACCCAGGTGTGGCCATGGCCGCCGGCGGCGTGCCCGAGAGGGCCAAAACGCTGTACCGCATGGCGCTGACGCAGGTAGTGAGCATAAGCGCGGCGGAAAGGGCGGGGGTCCTCACATGGGGCGGACGGGGGAAGATCGGGGCGGTGGCCGCCGTCGGCGCCTACTTCCCCAAGTCCACCTTCGAGCTCATCGCCTATAGGCGGGGCGACAGGGAGGCCATCCCGCCCGACCTCGTGAGGCTTCTGGAAGCTCTGACGTATCCCTACACCTTCCACAACGTAGACAGGCGGCGGGTGCTGATAGAGCCCAGGGGGCCTGACCCGGTCTACTACGGCATTAGGGGGCTCACCCCACAACACCTCAGATACGCCCTATCTCTCCTCGAGGCGTGGGGCTACAGACCCGCCGGCTGGGTCATATATAGGACAAACCAAGCCACGGACGCCCACATAGAGCTCGGGGTCTTCTACGGCGACCCCCTCCCCTACTCCTTCTACAGAGCCAGGGGGCTGGTGGTGGAGGCGCGGAGGGTAGCCGGGCGGCACCTAGTGGGGAGGCTAGACAGCGGCCTCCGCTTCGTGGCCTACAGACACTTGGGGCGGCTCGCCTCGGAGCTGGAGAGGTGCCTCCGGTGCGACGTGGTTCTCTACGGAGGGCTGAAGCCCAGGAGGGGAGGCCTCTACCTATACGTGGAGAGGGCCTACGTGCTGGGCAGGTACATCCCGGCAAGGAGCCGCTGCACCTACTGCGGGGGATCGCTAGAGAGCCTGGGGAGAGGCAGAGGCTGGAGGTGCAGACGGTGCGGCGCCGTCTTCCACAGCGCCCCGATCCGCTGGCTCTACGACACAGCTCCGCGGAGGGCTCTCCTCCCCCGACCCGGCGAGTGGCGCCACCTCCTCAAGCCGCCCGACGTGGATCCCACAATACCCAACTTCTTCAGCCCCAGCTCCGCCGAGTGGATCGGCTAG
- a CDS encoding PaREP1 family protein gives MTFDAWPLPKPWRDVKQYAELRTEEAVLEAELALRFLEQGLVRNAAGKAWQAWKALLAAAAAQNREAIASRFGGVVKDKTGEARQKSDIIIAYMPTTGAREVASILADIYGVEMVYLTDLAINLHEFQYNGLDPEGVASRYTDLRDVEKDIRHLAQKTKEWAKKIQQPPPGDP, from the coding sequence GTGACATTCGACGCCTGGCCGCTTCCAAAGCCTTGGCGCGATGTTAAACAATACGCCGAGTTGAGAACAGAAGAGGCCGTGTTAGAGGCGGAGCTCGCCCTTAGGTTTCTAGAGCAGGGCCTTGTGAGAAACGCCGCAGGCAAGGCGTGGCAGGCCTGGAAGGCGCTTCTGGCGGCCGCCGCGGCGCAAAACAGAGAGGCAATCGCCAGCAGATTCGGGGGCGTTGTGAAAGATAAAACAGGAGAGGCCAGGCAAAAGTCTGATATAATCATCGCATATATGCCGACGACGGGGGCTAGAGAGGTCGCCTCTATCTTAGCAGACATATACGGCGTGGAGATGGTATATCTTACAGACTTAGCGATAAACCTCCACGAGTTCCAATACAACGGGCTAGACCCAGAGGGGGTCGCAAGCCGCTACACAGACCTACGCGACGTCGAAAAAGACATACGACACCTCGCCCAGAAGACCAAGGAGTGGGCCAAAAAGATCCAGCAACCGCCGCCGGGAGATCCGTAG